Proteins encoded in a region of the Blastococcus sp. Marseille-P5729 genome:
- a CDS encoding cation diffusion facilitator family transporter, producing MGSGHGHPAVGHAGAKHRWRLAIAFAVVGVFFVVELAAGLISGSLALISDAGHMAADVVALGAALVATQIATRADRTGHRSYGSYRAEVFASGLTVLIMLGVSAYVVIEAIGRIGSAPDVQTSTMLAVGALGLAVNIVSMILLRAGASESINVKGAYYEVVADAAGSVGVIAASVLVAATGNAAWDTAIALAIGAFVAVRAVALGRQVLHVLGQHAPKELRLADVVRHLEEIHGVSEVHDLHVWTLTSGMNVATAHLVVGEAADSQRVLMNAQEVLRDRFAVQHTTLQTETGRTPQCHEVTW from the coding sequence GTGGGAAGTGGGCACGGGCACCCAGCAGTCGGTCACGCTGGGGCCAAGCACCGGTGGCGGCTGGCGATCGCCTTCGCCGTGGTCGGGGTGTTCTTCGTCGTCGAGCTCGCGGCCGGCCTGATCTCGGGCTCGCTGGCGTTGATCTCGGACGCCGGACACATGGCCGCCGACGTCGTTGCGCTCGGCGCCGCCCTCGTCGCCACCCAGATCGCCACTCGAGCCGACCGCACTGGGCATCGGTCCTATGGCTCGTACCGCGCCGAGGTCTTCGCCTCCGGCCTCACCGTGCTGATCATGCTCGGCGTGTCGGCGTACGTCGTGATCGAGGCGATCGGGCGGATCGGCTCGGCGCCCGACGTCCAGACCTCGACCATGCTGGCCGTCGGTGCGCTCGGGCTCGCTGTCAACATCGTTTCGATGATCCTGCTGCGTGCGGGCGCCAGCGAGTCGATCAACGTCAAGGGCGCGTACTACGAGGTCGTCGCCGACGCCGCCGGAAGCGTCGGAGTGATCGCCGCCAGCGTCCTGGTGGCGGCCACCGGCAACGCGGCGTGGGACACTGCGATCGCGCTTGCCATCGGCGCGTTCGTCGCCGTCCGCGCGGTGGCTCTCGGCAGGCAGGTGCTGCACGTGCTGGGCCAGCACGCACCGAAGGAACTACGGCTGGCGGACGTCGTCCGCCACCTCGAGGAGATCCACGGCGTTAGCGAGGTCCACGATCTGCACGTGTGGACGCTGACCTCGGGGATGAACGTCGCCACCGCACATCTGGTCGTCGGCGAGGCCGCCGACTCGCAACGGGTCCTCATGAACGCCCAGGAAGTGCTCCGCGACCGCTTCGCCGTGCAGCACACGACCCTGCAAACCGAGACCGGGCGCACTCCCCAGTGCCATGAGGTGACCTGGTAG
- a CDS encoding transcriptional repressor codes for MWAFRCPTGITTSSLLRPRRSRFELNRHDNHHHYVCRTCGRIEDVPCPVGAPPCLEPDPALGFATEAADVTYKGQCRECRPAP; via the coding sequence ATGTGGGCCTTTCGCTGCCCGACCGGGATCACGACCTCGTCACTCCTGCGGCCGCGGCGCTCGCGCTTCGAGCTGAACCGTCACGACAATCATCATCACTATGTGTGCCGCACCTGCGGGCGCATCGAGGACGTGCCGTGCCCCGTCGGGGCACCGCCCTGCCTGGAGCCCGATCCGGCTCTCGGCTTTGCCACCGAGGCGGCAGACGTCACCTACAAGGGCCAGTGCCGGGAGTGCCGGCCCGCCCCCTGA
- a CDS encoding catalase-related domain-containing protein, whose amino-acid sequence MDNGWESDGELVRAAYTLHEEDDDFGQAHTLVREVFSEEERERLIETVVGTLIPDVEEPVLSNVFQYWRNIDQEVGERIEKGYHEKTGPQVPGADPIDGQPDSSLPQQHSHAG is encoded by the coding sequence GTGGACAACGGCTGGGAAAGCGACGGCGAGCTCGTCCGCGCCGCCTACACCCTGCATGAGGAGGACGACGACTTCGGTCAGGCGCACACTCTCGTGCGCGAGGTCTTCTCCGAGGAGGAGCGCGAGCGTCTCATCGAGACGGTCGTCGGCACGCTGATCCCGGACGTCGAGGAGCCGGTGTTGTCGAACGTCTTCCAGTACTGGCGCAACATCGACCAGGAGGTCGGCGAGCGCATCGAGAAGGGCTACCACGAGAAGACGGGGCCGCAGGTTCCCGGCGCCGACCCGATCGATGGACAACCCGACTCGTCGCTACCGCAGCAGCACAGCCACGCGGGCTGA
- a CDS encoding FAD-binding oxidoreductase encodes MTGTDDGAATTRSPEVAVIGGGIVGLSTAYALREQGVPVRLYEAGLPGTGQSAGESRIFRHAHDDPRLVAFARESRGVWDEWADHFDVELISSDGVLAIGDSALERLRVLDQVGGVQAHEIDAAEVAQRMPLLAGYSGPAVLDESGGAIRTRAAIRALAGALGDAVTTGEVISIDPRTDGTVEVRSVTDRAVYSKVVVCAGRETARLARSVGLSLPVRLAAHVRLTFDVKAAAPARVACLQDSSGVFGEVGVYATPLPGNSSYSVGLSETVGVRDDGTFIDPAAIRSLDERARDYVTRALPGLHPEPRDFLHCWVTDLPWSEDGVAVWEAGSVFFVAGHNLFKQAPLLGRALARAATGGGLSAELTPEARLGEAQD; translated from the coding sequence ATGACAGGAACTGACGACGGCGCCGCCACGACGCGATCACCCGAGGTAGCAGTGATCGGGGGAGGGATCGTCGGCCTGTCCACGGCGTACGCGCTGCGGGAGCAGGGCGTGCCGGTGCGCTTGTACGAGGCCGGTCTGCCCGGGACAGGTCAGTCCGCAGGCGAGTCGCGGATCTTCCGGCATGCCCACGACGACCCACGACTCGTTGCGTTCGCGCGCGAGAGCCGCGGCGTATGGGATGAGTGGGCCGACCACTTCGACGTCGAGTTGATCTCATCAGACGGTGTCCTGGCGATCGGAGACAGCGCCCTGGAGCGGCTGCGGGTGCTCGACCAGGTCGGCGGCGTGCAAGCGCACGAGATCGACGCAGCCGAGGTCGCCCAGCGAATGCCGCTGCTTGCGGGGTACTCGGGGCCAGCGGTGCTCGACGAGTCGGGCGGCGCGATCCGCACCCGCGCCGCGATCAGGGCACTGGCGGGTGCCCTCGGAGACGCCGTCACCACCGGGGAAGTGATCTCCATCGACCCCCGCACCGATGGGACGGTCGAGGTGCGCAGCGTCACCGACCGGGCTGTCTACTCCAAGGTGGTCGTGTGCGCCGGTCGCGAAACCGCCCGCCTGGCACGCAGCGTCGGCCTGTCGCTGCCGGTTCGCCTTGCCGCGCACGTACGGCTGACCTTCGATGTGAAAGCCGCCGCCCCGGCCCGAGTCGCGTGCCTGCAGGACAGCAGCGGCGTCTTCGGCGAAGTCGGCGTCTACGCGACGCCGCTACCGGGCAACAGCAGTTACTCCGTCGGACTCAGCGAAACCGTCGGCGTCCGCGACGACGGAACATTCATCGACCCCGCAGCGATCCGATCGCTCGACGAACGCGCACGCGACTACGTCACACGGGCGCTGCCCGGTCTCCACCCGGAGCCGCGCGACTTCCTTCACTGCTGGGTGACCGACCTACCGTGGAGCGAGGACGGCGTGGCCGTGTGGGAGGCAGGCTCTGTCTTCTTCGTGGCCGGTCACAACCTGTTCAAGCAGGCACCATTGCTGGGTCGCGCGCTCGCCCGAGCTGCGACCGGCGGCGGTCTGTCCGCCGAGCTCACGCCCGAAGCGCGCCTCGGCGAGGCCCAGGACTAG
- a CDS encoding type 1 glutamine amidotransferase domain-containing protein, with translation MTADLQGKRVAILAADGVERVELEQPREALNRAGAQTEVLSIHDGEIKARENDLDEAGTFTVDGLVADASVGDYDALLLPGGTVNPDQLRVDKDAVSFVRDFVESGKPVAAICHGPWTLIEAGVAAGRTLTSFPSIRTDLRNAGADVVDQDVVVDKNLITSRSPEDLPAFSDAIVSQLAGTPTKEEKKS, from the coding sequence ATGACAGCAGATCTTCAGGGCAAGAGGGTCGCGATCCTCGCCGCCGACGGAGTCGAACGCGTCGAGCTCGAGCAACCCCGCGAAGCACTGAACCGCGCGGGCGCTCAGACCGAGGTCCTCTCGATCCACGACGGCGAGATCAAGGCCCGTGAGAACGACCTGGATGAAGCGGGCACGTTCACTGTCGACGGGCTGGTCGCCGACGCCTCGGTGGGCGACTACGACGCCCTGCTGCTCCCCGGCGGCACGGTGAACCCCGACCAGCTTCGGGTCGACAAGGACGCCGTGTCCTTCGTCCGCGACTTCGTCGAGAGCGGCAAGCCAGTCGCGGCGATCTGTCACGGGCCGTGGACGTTGATCGAGGCCGGCGTGGCCGCCGGTCGCACCCTGACGTCGTTCCCGAGCATTCGCACCGACCTGCGCAACGCCGGCGCCGATGTCGTCGACCAGGACGTGGTGGTCGACAAGAATCTCATCACCAGCCGCTCGCCGGAGGACCTGCCGGCGTTCTCCGACGCGATCGTGTCCCAACTTGCGGGCACCCCGACAAAGGAAGAGAAGAAGTCATGA
- a CDS encoding alcohol dehydrogenase catalytic domain-containing protein, which translates to MYEGRTSFELGRTFGHENMGEVVEIGKGVEKVKVGDRVGTHWFKGQTMGNGQCPVKKYNRRLRDLIAADKAKPSWIVSHEISLEQAADAYKNFDSRAKGWTKVVIKPGMSNGKKAN; encoded by the coding sequence ATGTACGAGGGGCGGACCTCTTTCGAGCTAGGCCGGACGTTCGGTCACGAAAACATGGGAGAGGTGGTGGAGATCGGCAAGGGAGTGGAGAAGGTCAAGGTAGGCGACCGGGTCGGCACCCACTGGTTCAAGGGACAGACCATGGGCAACGGTCAGTGCCCGGTCAAGAAGTACAACCGCCGGCTGCGCGACCTCATCGCAGCTGACAAGGCGAAGCCGTCCTGGATCGTCTCCCACGAGATCTCGCTGGAGCAGGCTGCCGACGCCTACAAGAACTTCGACTCTAGGGCCAAGGGCTGGACCAAGGTCGTCATCAAGCCCGGCATGTCAAACGGAAAGAAGGCAAACTGA